The genomic DNA AGCCGCAAACTGTAGTATCACAGGTATTCTCTCCGTGGTCACCATCATCGCAGGAATTGTGGCATACACAAGAGGGTGGAGTATATTACCGCTGCTAAGCTACTGCTGCCGCAGAAACAGGATAAAAACCACCAGAGAACAACAATGCAAAAACCAGAAACGACCAGCCATTGAACGATTCGAGGAGGTACCAATGACCACTATCAGCATGCCCGCCGTAAGAATAGCCCCCGCGCTACCAGCACTCCCACCACCAATCCGAAAAGAGAACCAGGAGACCTCCCCACCAGAATCACCTCAACGGACAGGCGTAACTATCAGCTACATCTAATAAAACATCAGAATAAATGAAGTAACAATAATAGTATCAAAGGCAATAACAATCAAaaacaaccaaaaaaaaaaaaaaaaaaaaaaaaaaaaaaaaaaaaaaaaaaaaaaaaaaaaacacgtgtGTAAGAGGAAATCCATAGCCACTGACAaaaccatttatttttcagaaaataattataataatatgaTCAAACACTCGTGGTATATCCAAACACATCCAAAACTCGTAGTAAGCAACAGAAACACTCCGAAATCGGGGATAGAGTCTCCATAAACATCGTCAATACTGGGCCGACTTTCGGCCGACAGTCCCAAAAATGCCTCCATTCGATGCATAAGATCCTCACACTGCTATGGCCTGCTGTCCCAGAAATAGTAGAAGAATCCCTCATCCCCAATCACCCTTCCAAACCTCAGACCACCCGATCAAGctaaaaccgcgaaaaagaaCAGGGATTgtgaaacaaaacaaaaaaaaaaaaagaaaaatgaagtaaaaaCAGCAAAAGAACATCTTACCTGCCAAACCAAAAGTACCCCCACATCTCCTCCGATGACTCTCATACCAAGGATAAAAATCATCCGGTCCTGGTGGGCGAGTTAAGACGCGTGACACCTTCTTCCGACACTTGTTACAGATAAAAACCTTATCCAGATTTAAAATCCGTAGCCTATCCCAAGAAACGTCACTTTCATCCATCAGATCACATCCCAGCAGCTTGTTTATCCGGGACACCTCCCTCATAAAAATCGGTCCATGCCCAGAGTTCTCGTTCCTATCCGCGCCAGTGTTATCCAAAAACGCATGGATCATCTCATGAAAGAGGGTGCGAACTAACACTGTCCTACACAACCCCGCGGAGAACATGAACTcttgcaaataaattatcttCGTCGTAAAATCTGTATAACCGAAACAGTCCTTCTTTCGGTTAGATCGAAGATAGGTGAATCCACGCACCCCACCTCCAAAAAACTGCTTATTCAAAACTCCACTCAACCTAAAAATATCAGGATTCTCTCCCAAAACCATATCGACATATGGCAAAAGACCAAGAGACACTTTCACCCCATCAGGTCCAGGTTGATCACACCGCGACAACAAAACTCTCAACTCCCGAGGAGCATTTCGAATACGACGGCCTTTCGAAGGCATATTAACACTCCTGCCACGAGAAAAGACAGCAGCAGACTGATCTAAGAGTACCCAAAGAACTGTCACAGAAACTCATTACACCGGATGCACCATGCCAATCTGCAGAAATCTGATCGCAATCCCCGACCGAACGAGACGAAACAAACAGTACCCACGATCCGAACAATCGCTGACAAGAGATAAACAGGAAACCCAATAGATCAAGTTACACCCGACTATGTGAAATTGCAGACACTTCTCAAAATCAATTCCAACCCAGTGCAATAATGATTCCGAGCGGGGGCTGTGATATCCAAAACCCATTATCAATAACTTCTCCCGCATTCCCCATAGATACTAACCGCCAGGAAATACATTCCTCAAATAATAAACACCACGTCCACCAAAATCGGTTTCACCATTTCGGCAAGTGCATTCACCCCAACAAAAAGTATGACACATACCAGAGCATTGAACTCCACCGCGGAAATCATGCACTGTCAAAACTGCTGACTGCCAAAACCGCTGACTTGACAGGTCGATCCCCTCTAAGAATTGGTAGTGGGAAAACCACGCcataatttccaccaattagaaatcaattcgtgtaaccaccacgaaccgatccgctccccaaaatcaaaaatcgaaagCAGTCTAGAAGCAACCGTCGGAGCGATAGTTTGACTTGGTGGAAATTACTTTCCGGAATcgatctgtctctttcgggcCTCCCATACTATAATTCGCGATAGAGTCGATATAGTGCGCGGTAATCTATTTCACCATAATAAATAGCTAAACGGCCGGAAGTGTACAGGGATACTGCATCCTTTAATCGAAAGTAGGAGTGTTTCTTGCAATTTTAAGAGGACCAATTAATCAGATTCCGTGGTTGTGGACATTCTCAAAAACTTATCCAAAAACATTgtgcattaattataagcgagtGGGTGAACGTGGCATGAATAAGAAGTATTCATGATAGGATCAGAGGCCATTCTGATTCTGGTGAAGAAAGACGATTGTGTCACCGAAGGATCCACACATTCCCAATACATAAGGGATAGTATACATTTACACACTTGAACTGTGagtctaataaaaataattatattcttctccaattccaaattaattggctAATCCACTCTCTAAGGACCTATTCggggataaatattttaccgtTATTACTTTcttgtcaaataaaatttacataaaattctagataggaattaattattgttaattgtaattcaaaaagGTTCGTAATAGAGAATATCAttcttgagaataaaatttactcggaatcatttgattattcctgattcctttattccccttcccaccttttcatttagattaataacataattaaggtaagagcgaaaaaactaaacctagcgtcgtccaaacaaaatctcaaatataaaaatacttagcttcattccatattttcaatttagctattccatatttttatatcaaaatttctagttcttgTTTTCCGCAAATAACCCAATTACATAACAGTTGTCCTCCGACGCTGACAACGTCTCCGGACATAAcactgaatgacggctatccggctgtccctatccaaaaattgagaaatccataagtgtccctacctactttgcgccgaagcaatacgaatcaaaaagaactacgaatggggacttagaataatttttcatttttcccgactttgaaaataatcacttgaaaaaaatcttagaatccaaagaatagtatacttgatcgttctacaagtcgaaaattggaaaaataagtgatatttttgcttgatgctatttttgtcggtatgcaaaatcgttgtcaagattctcaaaccttaaaatcaggccagccggcaattggcgggtgaaaatttcaatcaattcccattcctcacatcaaactatgcatataacaatagcttttatgctgaatgacggctatccggctgtccctatccaaaaattgagaaatccataagtgtccctacctactttgcgccgaagcaatacgaatcaaaaagaactacgaatggggacttagaataatttttcatttttcccaactttgaaaataatcacttgaaaaaaatcttagaatccaaagaatagtatacttgatcgttctacaagtcgaaaattggaaaaataagtgatatttttgcttgatgctatttttgtcggtatgcaaaatcgttgtcaagattctcaaaccttaaaatcaggccagccggcaattggcgggtgaaaatttcaatcaattcccattcctcacatcaaactatgcatataacaatagcttttatgctgaatgacggctatccggctgtccctatccaaaaattgagaaatccataagtgtccctacctactttgcgccgaagcaatacgaatcaaaaagaactacgaatggggacttagaataatttttcatttttcccaactttgaaaataatcacttgaaaaaaatcttagaatccaaagaatagtatacttgatcgttctacaagtcgaaaattggaaaaataagtgatatttttgcttgatgctatttttgtcggtatgcaaaatcgttgtcaagattctcaaaccttaaaatcaggccagccggcaattggcgggtgaaaatttcaatcaattcccattcctcacatcaaactatgcatataacaatagcttttatgctgaatgacggctatccggctgtccctatccaaaaattgagaaatccataagtgtccctacctactttgcgccgaagcaatacgaatcaaaaagaactacgaatggggacttagaataatttttcatttttcccaactttgaaaataatcacttgaaaaaaatcatagaatccaaagaatagtatacttgatcgttctacaagtcgaaaattggaaaaataagtgatatttttgcttgatgctatttttgtcggtatgcaaaatcgttgtcaagattctcaaaccttaaaatcaggccagccggcaattggcgggtgaaaatttcaatcaattcccattcctcacatcaaactatgcatataacaatagcttttatgctgaatgacggctatccggctgtccctatccaaaaattgagaaatccataagtgtccctacctactttgcgccgaagcaatacgaatcaaaaagaactacgaatggggacttagaataatttttcatttttcccaactttgaaaataatcacttgaaaaaaatcttagaatccaaagaatagtatacttgatcgttctacaagtcgaaaattggaaaaataagtgatatttttgcttgatgctatttttgtcggtatgcaaaatcgttgtcaagattctcaaaccttaaaatcaggccagccggcaattggcgggtgaaaatttcaatcaattcccattcctcacatcaaactatgcatataacaatagcttttatgctgaatgacggctatccggctgtccctatccaaaaattgagaaatccataagtgtccctacctactttgcgccgaagcaatacgaatcaaaaagaactacgaatggggacttagaataatttttcatttttcccaactttgaaaataatcacttgaaaaaaatcatagaatccaaagaatagtatacttgatcgttctacaagtcgaaaattggaaaaataagtgatatttttgcttgatgctatttttgtcggtatgcaaaatcgttgtcaagattctcaaaccttaaaatcaggccagccggcaattggcgggtgaaaatttcaatcaattcccattcctcacatcaaactatgcatataacaatagcttttatgctgaatgacggctatccggctgtccctatccaaaaattgagaaatccataagtgtccctacctactttgcgccgaagcaatacgaatcaaaaagaactacgaatggggacttagaataatttttcatttttcccaactttgaaaataatcacttgaaaaaaatcttagaatccaaagaatagtatacttgatcgttctacaagtcgaaaattggaaaaataagtgatatttttgcttgatgctatttttgtcggtatgcaaaatcgttgtcaagattctcaaaccttaaaatcaggccagccggcaattggcgggtgaaaatttcaatcaattcccattcctcacatcaaactatgcatataacaatagcttttatgctgaatgacggctatccggctgtccctatccaaaaattgagaaatccataagtgtccctacctactttgcgccgaagcaatacgaatcaaaaagaactacgaatggggacttagaataatttttcatttttcccaactttgaaaataatcacttgaaaaaaatcttagaatccaaagaatagtatacttgatcgttctacaagtcgaaaattggaaaaataagtgatatttttgcttgatgctatttttgtcggtatgcaaaatcgttgtcaagattctcaaaccttaaaatcaggccagccggcaattggcgggtgaaaatttcaatcaattcccattcctcacatcaaactatgcatataacaatagcttttatgctgaatgacggctatccggctgtccctatccaaaaattgagaaatccataagtgtccctacctactttgcgccgaagcaatacgaatcaaaaagaactacgaatggggacttagaataatttttcatttttcccaactttgaaaataatcacttgaaaaaaatcttagaatccaaagaatagtatacttgatcgttctacaagtcgaaaattggaaaaataagtgatatttttgcttgatgctatttttgtcggtatgcaaaatcgttgtcaagattctcaaaccttaaaatcaggccagccggcaattggcgggtgaaaatttcaatcaattcccattcctcacatcaaactatgcatataacaatagcttttatgctgaatgacggctatccggctgtccctatccaaaaattgagaaatccataagtgtccctacctactttgcgccgaagcaatacgaatcaaaaagaactacgaatggggacttagaataatttttcatttttcccaactttgaaaataatcacttgaaaaaaatcttagaatccaaggaatagtatacttgatcgttctacaagtcgaaaattggaaaaataagtgatatttttgcttgatgctatttttgtcggtatgcaaaatcgttgtcaagattctcaaaccttaaaatcaggccagccggcaattggcgggtgaaaatttcaatcaattcccattcctcacatcaaactatgcatataacaatagcttttatgctgaatgacggctatccggctgtccctatccaaaaattgagaaatccataagtgtccctacctactttgcgccgaagcaatacgaatcaaaaagaactacgaatggggacttagaataatttttcatttttcccaactttgaaaataatcacttgaaaaaaatcatagaatccaaagaatagtatacttgatcgttctacaagtcgaaaattggaaaaataagtgatatttttgcttgatgctatttttgtcggtatgcaaaatcgttgtcaagattctcaaaccttaaaatcaggccagccggcaattggcgggtgaaaatttcaatcaattcccattcctcacatcaaactatgcatataacaatagcttttatgctgaatgacggctatccggctgtccctatccaaaaattgagaaatccataagtgtccctacctactttgcgccgaagcaatacgaatcaaaaagaactacgaatggggacttagaataatttttcatttttcccaactttgaaaataatcacttgaaaaaaatcttagaatccaaagaatagtatacttgatcgttctacaagtcgaaaattggaaaaataagtgatatttttgcttgatgctatttttgtcggtatgcaaaatcgttgtcaagattctcaaaccttaaaatcaggccagccggcaattggcgggtgaaaatttcaatcaattcccattcctcacatcaaactatgcatataacaatagcttttatgctgaatgacggctatccggctgtccctatccaaaaattgagaaatccataagtgtccctacctactttgcgccgaagcaatacgaatcaaaaagaactacgaatggggacttagaataatttttcatttttcccaactttgaaaataatcacttgaaaaaaatcttagaatccaaggaatagtatacttgatcgttctacaagtcgaaaattggaaaaataagtgatatttttgcttgatgctatttttgtcggtatgcaaaatcgttgtcaagattctcaaaccttaaaatcaggccagccggcaattggcgggtgaaaatttcaatcaattcccattcctcacatcaaactatgcatataacaatagcttttatgctgaatgacggctatccggctgtccctatccaaaaattgagaaatccataagtgtccctacctactttgcgccgaagcaatacgaatcaaaaagaactacgaatggggacttagaataatttttcatttttcccgactttgaaaataatcacttgaaaaaaatcttagaatccaaagaatagtatacttgatcgttctacaagtcgaaaattggaaaaataagtgatatttttgcttgatgctatttttgtcggtatgcaaaatcgttgtcaagattctcaaaccttaaaatcaggccagccggcaattggcgggtgaaaatttcaatcaattcccattcctcacatcaaactatgcatataacaatagcttttatgctgaatgacggctatccggctgtccctatccaaaaattgagaaatccataagtgtccctacctactttgcgccgaagcaatacgaatcaaaaagaactacgaatggggacttagaataatttttcatttttcccaactttgaaaataatcacttgaaaaaaatcttagaatccaaagaatagtatacttgatcgttctacaagtcgaaaattggaaaaataagtgatatttttgcttgatgctatttttgtcggtatgcaaaatcgttgtcaagattctcaaaccttaaaatcaggccagccggcaattggcgggtgaaaatttcaatcaattcccattcctcacatcaaactatgcatataacaatagcttttatgctgaatgacggctatccggctgtccctatccaaaaattgagaaatccataagtgtccctacctactttgcgccgaagcaatacgaatcaaaaagaactacgaatggggacttagaataatttttcatttttcccaactttgaaaataatcacttgaaaaaaatcttagaatccaaggaatagtatacttgatcgttctacaagtcgaaaattggaaaaataagtgatatttttgcttgatgctatttttgtcggtatgcaaaatcgttgtcaagattctcaaaccttaaaatcaggccagccggcaattggcgggtgaaaatttcaatcaattcccattcctcacatcaaactatgcatataacaatagcttttatgctgaatgacggctatccggctgtccctatccaaaaattgagaaatccataagtgtccctacctactttgcgccgaagcaatacgaatcaaaaagaactacgaatggggacttagaataatttttcatttttcccaactttgaaaataatcacttgaaaaaaatcttagaatccaaggaatagtatacttgatcgttctacaagtcgaaaattggaaaaataagtgatatttttgcttgatgctatttttgtcggtatgcaaaatcgttgtcaagattctcaaaccttaaaatcaggccagccggcaattggcgggtgaaaatttcaatcaattcccattcctcacatcaaactatgcatataacaatagcttttatgctgaatgacggctatccggctgtccctatccaaaaattgagaaatccataagtgtccctacctactttgcgccgaagcaatacgaatcaaaaagaactacgaatggggacttagaataatttttcatttttcccaactttgaaaataatcacttgaaaaaaatcttagaatccaaggaatagtatacttgatcgttctacaagtcgaaaattggaaaaataagtgatatttttgcttgatgctatttttgtcggtatgcaaaatcgttgtcaagattctcaaaccttaaaatcaggccagccggcaattggcgggtgaaaatttcaatcaattcccattcctcacatcaaactatgcatataacaatagcttttatgctgaatgacggctatccggctgtccctatccaaaaattgagaaatccataagtgtccctacctactttgcgccgaagcaatacgaatcaaaaagaactacgaatggggacttagaataatttttcatttttcccaactttgaaaataatcacttgaaaaaaatcttagaatccaaggaatagtatacttgatcgttctacaagtcgaaaattggaaaaataagtgatatttttgcttgatgctatttttgtcggtatgcaaaatcgttgtcaagattctcaaaccttaaaatcaggccagccggcaattggcgggtggaaatttcaatcaattcccattcctcacatcaaactatgcatataacaatagcttttatgctgaatgacggctatccggctgtccctatccaaaaattgagaaatccataagtgtccctacctactttgcgccgaagcaatacgaatcaaaaagaactacgaatggggacttagaataatttttcatttttcccaactttgaaaataatcacttgaaaaaaatcatagaatccaaagaatagtatacttgatcgttctacaagtcgaaaattggaaaaataagtgatatttttgcttgatgctatttttgtcggtatgcaaaatcgttgtcaagattctcaaaccttaaaatcaggccagccggcaattggcgggtgaaaatttcaatcaattcccattcctcacatcaaactatgcatataacaatagcttttatgctgaatgacggctatccggctgtccctatccaaaaattgagaaatccataagtgtccctacctactttgcgccgaagcaatacgaatcaaaaagaactacgaatggggacttagaataatttttcatttttcccaactttgaaaataatcacttgaaaaaaatcttagaatccaaagaatagtatacttgatcgttctacaagtcgaaaattggaaaaataagtgatatttttgcttgatgctatttttgtcggtatgcaaaatcgttgtcaagattctcaaaccttaaaatcaggccagccggcaattggcgggtgaaaatttcaatcaattcccattcctcacatcaaactatgcatataacaatagcttttatgctgaatgacggctatccggctgtccctatccaaaaattgagaaatccataagtgtccctacctactttgcgccgaagcaatacgaatcaaaaagaactacgaatggggacttagaataatttttcatttttcccaactttgaaaataatcacttgaaaaaaatcttagaatccaaggaatagtatacttgatcgttctacaagtcgaaaattggaaaaataagtgatatttttgcttgatgctatttttgtcggtatgcaaaatcgttgtcaagattctcaaaccttaaaatcaggccagccggcaattggcgggtgaaaatttcaatcaattcccattcctcacatcaaactatgcatataacaatagcttttatgctgaatgacggctatccggctgtccctatccaaaaattgagaaatccataagtgtgcctacctactttgcgccgaagcaatacgaatcaaaaagaactacgaatggggacttagaataatttttcatttttcccaactttgaaaataatcacttgaaaaaaatcatagaatccaaagaatagtatacttgatcgttctacaagtcgaaaattggaaaaataagtgatatttttgcttgatgctatttttgtcggtatgcaaaatcgttgtcaagattctcaaaccttaaaatcaggccagccggcaattggcgggtgaaaatttcaatcaattcccattcctcacatcaaactatgcatataacaatagcttttatgctgaatgacggctatccggctgtccctatccaaaaattgagaaatccataagtgtccctacctactttgcgccgaagcaatacgaatcaaaaagaactacgaatggggacttagaataatttttcatttttcccaactttgaaaataatcacttgaaaaaaatcttagaatccaaagaatagtatacttgatcgttctacaagtcgaaaattggaaaaataagtgatatttttgcttgatgctatttttgtcggtatgcaaaatcgttgtcaagattctcaaaccttaaaatcaggccagccggcaattggcgggtgaaaatttcaatcaattcccattcctcacatcaaactatgcatataacaatagcttttatgctgaatgacggctatccggctgtccctatccaaaaattgagaaatccataagtgtccctacctactttgcgccgaagcaatacgaatcaaaaagaactacgaatggggacttagaataatttttcatttttcccaactttgaaaataatcacttgaaaaaaatcatagaatccaaagaatagtatacttgatcgttctacaagtcgaaaattggaaaaataagtgatatttttgcttgatgctatttttgtcggtatgcaaaatcgttgtcaagattctcaaaccttaaaatcaggccagccggcaattggcgggtgaaaatttcaatcaattcccattcctcacatcaaactatgcatataacaatagcttttatgctgaatgacggctatccggctgtccctatccaaaaattgagaaatccataagtgtccctacctactttgcgccgaagcaatacgaatcaaaaagaactacgaatggggacttagaataatttttcatttttcccaactttgaaaataatcacttgaaaaaaatcttagaatccaaagaatagtatacttgatcgttctacaagtcgaaaattggaaaaataagtgatatttttgcttgatgctatttttgtcggtatgcaaaatcgttgtcaagattctcaaaccttaaaatcaggccagccggcaattggcgggtgaaaatttcaatcaattcccattcctcacatcaaactatgcatataacaatagcttttatgctgaatgacggctatccggctgtccctatccaaaaattgagaaatccataagtgtccctacctactttgcgccgaagcaatacgaatcaaaaagaactacgaatggggacttagaataatttttcatttttcccaactttgaaaataatcacttga from Diachasmimorpha longicaudata isolate KC_UGA_2023 unplaced genomic scaffold, iyDiaLong2 ctg00000187.1, whole genome shotgun sequence includes the following:
- the LOC135172175 gene encoding DNA-dependent metalloprotease SPRTN-like: MPSKGRRIRNAPRELRVLLSRCDQPGPDGVKVSLGLLPYVDMVLGENPDIFRLSGVLNKQFFGGGVRGFTYLRSNRKKDCFGYTDFTTKIIYLQEFMFSAGLCRTVLVRTLFHEMIHAFLDNTGADRNENSGHGPIFMREVSRINKLLGCDLMDESDVSWDRLRILNLDKVFICNKCRKKVSRVLTRPPGPDDFYPWYESHRRRCGGTFGLAA